In Nocardia yunnanensis, one DNA window encodes the following:
- a CDS encoding transposase, with the protein MMPHRSYRRVSPEVRQAAVEQVVALTGKLRSESEACRVVAEQIGVHTNSVRNWVRAAESPGLERMDAIALRRKVALLQQQLAAAAEMNRTLVETLHDAKRGT; encoded by the coding sequence ATGATGCCGCACCGGTCGTATCGAAGAGTGTCGCCGGAGGTCCGCCAGGCCGCCGTCGAGCAGGTCGTCGCACTCACCGGCAAGCTCCGGTCCGAGTCGGAAGCCTGCCGGGTGGTGGCCGAGCAGATCGGTGTGCACACCAATTCGGTGCGCAACTGGGTGCGCGCGGCGGAAAGCCCCGGCCTCGAACGCATGGACGCGATCGCCTTGCGGCGCAAGGTGGCTCTGCTGCAGCAGCAACTGGCCGCCGCCGCCGAGATGAACCGCACGCTGGTGGAGACGTTGCACGACGCCAAGCGCGGCACATGA
- a CDS encoding type IV secretory system conjugative DNA transfer family protein, whose protein sequence is MAKKPVKDPAEPGPDRTLHLIYAGFAIFGTLWVAVQLGNLLSAHPQHLPINPIAIAVNLAKGTLRWPGASTVIVLLIVLAALGWQLYKRRQAARAGKGRLPIDDKADHMGSGGAISALKAPGVMAKADQIGIPLEWDRGHLTEKTRFTERGRRGVSRNAGRAFVPGSLTDPRRYPAARDGAPIVPGVPIGVSVADGEMLYGSYEDLQVDIWGPRQGKTTSRVIPAVLAAIGPVLVTSNKRDVVDATRDVREGKGSPVFVFDPQGVAPDSHDLMSQQEPTFYWDPLKWVDVYSPGCETRAIRLAGHFSDAEGSPAVGQGSDSYFDPEAEDLLAALFLAAGFAGRPITQVWEWVNNPIDHEPIEILRAQGMHYMAPGLVGQYNLDPKTRDGIFGAAKAMIRCLKLQNVIQWVVPNGRMEFDEEEFIDANGTLYCLSLEGRGSAAPLVSALTEAVIDAATRKATRSPGGRLAVPLLAALDEAANIVRWKDLPKQYSHFGSRGIVVMTVLQSWAQGARCWGPDGMEALWGAASIKVIGSGIDDMNFLQQRSEAIGDYDSITQSVSESSSGKSYSRSLSSSRTFNAHALATLPRGRAIVFASGTPAVLVRTVPWWEGDYTAAVQKSIAAHDPSPAPKKTEIADLMNSPSLIKAEPAQQSGTIEEVRPL, encoded by the coding sequence ATGGCGAAGAAACCGGTGAAGGACCCGGCCGAACCCGGGCCCGACCGCACCCTGCACCTCATCTACGCGGGTTTCGCGATCTTCGGAACCCTGTGGGTGGCCGTGCAATTGGGCAACCTGCTGTCCGCACACCCGCAGCACCTGCCCATCAACCCGATCGCCATCGCGGTCAACCTGGCCAAGGGCACGCTGCGCTGGCCGGGCGCCTCGACCGTGATCGTGCTGCTGATCGTGCTGGCCGCGCTCGGCTGGCAGCTCTACAAACGCCGCCAGGCCGCCCGCGCGGGCAAGGGACGACTGCCGATCGACGACAAGGCCGATCACATGGGCAGCGGCGGCGCGATCAGCGCGCTCAAGGCGCCCGGGGTCATGGCCAAGGCGGATCAGATCGGCATTCCGCTGGAATGGGACCGCGGTCATCTCACCGAGAAGACGCGGTTCACCGAACGCGGCCGCCGCGGCGTCAGTCGAAACGCCGGGCGCGCCTTCGTGCCCGGTTCGCTCACCGATCCGCGCCGGTATCCCGCCGCCCGCGACGGCGCGCCGATCGTGCCGGGCGTCCCGATCGGCGTCTCGGTGGCCGACGGCGAAATGCTCTACGGCTCCTACGAAGACCTGCAGGTCGACATCTGGGGACCCCGGCAGGGCAAGACCACCTCGCGGGTCATCCCGGCCGTGCTCGCGGCCATCGGGCCGGTATTGGTGACCTCCAACAAGCGGGACGTGGTCGACGCGACCCGGGATGTGCGCGAGGGCAAGGGCAGTCCGGTGTTCGTCTTCGATCCGCAAGGCGTGGCGCCGGATTCGCACGATCTCATGTCGCAGCAGGAGCCCACCTTCTACTGGGATCCGCTCAAGTGGGTGGACGTCTACTCGCCCGGTTGCGAGACCCGCGCCATCCGGCTGGCCGGCCACTTCTCCGACGCCGAGGGCAGTCCGGCGGTCGGGCAGGGCTCGGACTCGTACTTCGACCCGGAGGCCGAGGACCTGCTGGCGGCGCTGTTCCTGGCCGCCGGTTTCGCGGGCCGGCCCATCACCCAGGTCTGGGAATGGGTCAACAACCCGATCGATCACGAGCCCATCGAGATCCTGCGCGCGCAGGGCATGCACTACATGGCCCCGGGTCTGGTGGGGCAGTACAACCTCGACCCCAAGACCCGCGATGGCATCTTCGGCGCGGCCAAGGCCATGATCCGCTGCCTCAAGTTGCAGAACGTGATTCAGTGGGTGGTGCCCAACGGCCGGATGGAATTCGACGAAGAGGAATTCATCGACGCCAACGGCACCCTCTACTGCCTGTCGCTGGAGGGCCGCGGTTCGGCCGCGCCGCTGGTCAGCGCGCTGACCGAGGCCGTGATCGACGCCGCGACCCGCAAGGCGACCCGCTCGCCGGGCGGCCGGCTGGCGGTCCCGCTGCTGGCCGCGCTCGACGAGGCCGCCAATATCGTGCGCTGGAAGGATCTGCCGAAGCAGTACAGCCACTTCGGATCTCGCGGCATCGTGGTGATGACGGTGCTGCAATCCTGGGCGCAGGGCGCGCGCTGCTGGGGTCCCGACGGCATGGAGGCGCTGTGGGGCGCGGCCAGCATCAAGGTCATCGGCAGCGGCATCGACGATATGAACTTCCTGCAACAGCGGTCCGAGGCCATCGGCGACTACGACAGCATCACGCAGTCGGTCTCGGAATCCAGTAGCGGCAAGAGCTATTCGCGCTCGCTGAGCTCTTCGCGCACCTTCAACGCGCACGCCCTGGCGACACTGCCGCGCGGCCGGGCCATCGTCTTCGCCTCGGGCACACCGGCGGTGCTGGTGCGCACGGTCCCGTGGTGGGAGGGTGACTACACCGCGGCCGTGCAGAAAT